A part of Mycolicibacterium sp. TUM20985 genomic DNA contains:
- a CDS encoding ESX-1 secretion-associated protein, producing the protein MTSAEQNLKIVTDHVARLSDNQRHASDLFIGANRSTGNVAETVSRTHGLVCQVTNIALSAAEAARKSAGQSLHEKSARMAEQLTTAATNYNDADYRAGRSLGGAIKA; encoded by the coding sequence ATGACTTCCGCAGAGCAGAACCTCAAGATTGTTACGGACCACGTTGCACGGCTGTCGGACAACCAACGTCACGCCTCGGATCTATTCATCGGCGCCAATAGATCGACGGGTAATGTGGCTGAAACAGTGTCTCGCACACACGGATTGGTGTGCCAGGTTACGAATATTGCGCTCTCCGCCGCTGAGGCTGCGCGCAAGTCCGCCGGGCAGAGTCTGCACGAGAAGTCGGCCCGGATGGCTGAACAGCTCACGACAGCGGCGACCAACTACAACGACGCTGACTATCGGGCCGGCCGAAGCCTCGGCGGGGCCATCAAAGCCTGA
- a CDS encoding YbaB/EbfC family DNA-binding protein, which yields MAHESDMPWEDDGTGYLAKQPEGNWEPSVASHADEESDDDVRTLLFTARNPSGTVAVTALISGQPVRVELERAVTRMTERELADEIAMLAKLAQLQALAAQHALASTVFQRLGHDAAATRSFLERELRLPSPEAVRDERSRMFTAHYTSDLG from the coding sequence ATGGCACATGAATCGGACATGCCGTGGGAAGACGACGGCACTGGGTATCTCGCGAAGCAGCCGGAAGGCAATTGGGAGCCGAGCGTCGCGAGCCACGCCGACGAGGAGTCGGACGACGACGTACGGACTCTCCTGTTCACGGCTAGGAATCCATCGGGAACCGTGGCCGTCACCGCCCTGATCAGCGGGCAGCCGGTGAGAGTCGAGCTGGAACGAGCGGTCACCCGCATGACGGAGCGAGAGCTTGCAGACGAGATAGCAATGCTTGCGAAACTCGCTCAGTTGCAAGCGCTCGCCGCTCAACACGCACTCGCGAGCACAGTCTTCCAGCGCCTGGGGCACGATGCCGCGGCCACGCGCAGCTTTCTTGAGCGTGAGCTCCGCTTGCCATCACCTGAGGCAGTTCGCGACGAAAGGTCGCGCATGTTCACGGCGCATTACACCAGCGACCTAGGCTGA
- a CDS encoding PHP domain-containing protein: protein MDPVTALRQIAYYKDRAREDSRRVMAYRNAADVVERLDDAAREKHGKANSWQTLPGVGPKTAKVIAQAWSGREPDALVELRSAAKDLGGGEIRASLKGDLHLHSNWSDGSAPISEMMAAAKSLGHEYCALTDHSPRLTVANGLSPDRLREQLDIIDELRETFAPMRILTGIEVDILDDGSLDQEDDLLQRLDIVVASVHSKLKMESVAMTRRMVRAVSGGQADVLGHCTGRLVEGGRGIRAESAFDAEAVFTACRDHGTAVEINSRPERRDPPTRLLTMALEIGCDFSIDTDAHAPGQLDFLGYGAQRALDHGVPVERIVNTWPVEKLLGWTQAG from the coding sequence ATGGACCCAGTGACAGCGCTGCGCCAGATTGCCTATTACAAGGACCGGGCCCGCGAGGACTCGCGCCGGGTGATGGCCTACCGCAACGCGGCCGACGTCGTCGAACGGCTGGACGACGCGGCCCGCGAGAAGCACGGCAAGGCCAACAGCTGGCAGACGCTGCCCGGCGTCGGCCCCAAGACCGCGAAGGTGATCGCGCAGGCCTGGTCCGGTCGCGAGCCCGACGCTCTGGTCGAACTACGTTCGGCAGCAAAGGATCTCGGCGGTGGCGAGATCCGAGCTTCGCTCAAGGGCGACCTGCACCTGCACTCCAACTGGTCCGACGGCTCTGCGCCGATCTCGGAGATGATGGCCGCCGCCAAGTCCTTGGGTCACGAGTACTGCGCCTTGACCGACCACTCGCCGCGCCTGACCGTGGCCAACGGCCTGTCCCCGGACCGCCTGCGCGAGCAGCTCGACATCATCGACGAACTGCGAGAGACGTTCGCGCCCATGAGAATTCTGACCGGCATCGAGGTCGACATCCTCGATGACGGCAGCCTGGACCAGGAGGACGACCTGCTCCAGCGGCTGGACATCGTCGTGGCCAGCGTGCACTCCAAGCTCAAGATGGAGTCCGTGGCAATGACGCGTCGCATGGTGCGCGCGGTGTCGGGTGGTCAGGCCGACGTGCTGGGCCACTGCACCGGCAGGCTCGTCGAGGGCGGCCGTGGCATCCGGGCGGAATCCGCGTTCGACGCCGAGGCCGTGTTCACCGCCTGCCGCGATCACGGCACGGCCGTGGAGATCAATTCTCGGCCGGAGCGTCGGGATCCACCGACGCGGCTGCTGACGATGGCCCTGGAGATCGGCTGCGACTTCTCCATCGACACCGACGCCCACGCGCCGGGGCAACTGGACTTCCTCGGCTACGGCGCTCAGCGGGCCCTCGACCACGGCGTCCCCGTCGAGCGGATCGTCAACACCTGGCCCGTGGAGAAGCTGCTCGGCTGGACGCAGGCCGGGTAG
- a CDS encoding TIGR03560 family F420-dependent LLM class oxidoreductase, whose protein sequence is MRFAFKTSPQNTTWSEMLPIWQTADDIDVYESGWTFDHFYPIFSDSSGPCLEGWITLTALAQATKRLRVGVLVTGIHYRHPAVLANMASALDVVSNGRLELGIGAGWNEEESGAYGIELGTIRERFDRFEEACEVLTSLLTKESTTFDGKYYQLKDARNEPKGPQQPHPPICIGGSGEKRTLPLTAKYADHWNFVGGTPAEFAQKRDVLAARCKDIGRDPKEITLSAHVRLGEDRDYRKLVEDCVALGAEGLDLAIIYLPPPYDPAVLEPLAEAIRDSGLQGTP, encoded by the coding sequence GTGCGATTCGCCTTCAAGACCTCCCCGCAGAACACCACCTGGTCGGAGATGCTGCCCATCTGGCAGACCGCTGACGACATCGACGTCTACGAGTCCGGCTGGACATTCGACCACTTCTATCCGATCTTCTCCGACTCCTCGGGCCCATGCCTGGAGGGGTGGATCACGCTGACCGCGCTGGCGCAGGCCACCAAGCGTCTGCGCGTCGGCGTGCTCGTCACCGGCATCCACTACCGCCATCCCGCCGTCCTGGCCAACATGGCATCAGCCCTCGACGTCGTCTCGAACGGCCGCCTCGAACTCGGCATCGGCGCCGGCTGGAACGAGGAGGAGTCCGGGGCCTACGGCATCGAGCTGGGCACCATCAGGGAGCGTTTCGACCGCTTCGAGGAGGCCTGCGAAGTGTTGACCAGCCTGCTCACCAAGGAGTCGACGACCTTCGACGGCAAGTACTACCAGCTCAAGGACGCCCGCAACGAACCAAAGGGCCCGCAGCAGCCGCACCCGCCGATCTGCATCGGCGGCAGCGGCGAGAAGCGGACGCTGCCCCTCACCGCCAAGTACGCCGATCATTGGAACTTCGTCGGCGGCACGCCTGCGGAGTTCGCGCAGAAGCGCGACGTGCTGGCGGCCCGCTGCAAGGACATCGGCCGCGATCCCAAGGAGATCACCCTCTCGGCCCACGTCCGACTCGGCGAGGACCGCGACTACCGCAAGCTCGTCGAAGACTGCGTCGCGCTCGGCGCGGAGGGACTGGACCTGGCGATCATCTACCTGCCGCCGCCGTACGACCCCGCCGTGCTGGAACCGCTGGCCGAGGCCATTCGCGATTCGGGGTTGCAGGGCACGCCCTGA
- a CDS encoding EspA/EspE family type VII secretion system effector — MGLGEDFFNLVDGVRSGIEDVPSFLGNVLTGDVHGAATDGRKLIGDVGDVLNGVGDLGVSLGRVSSRYAGTVGKLADSPILSAAQLVIEGEKKLTGSGEPEDGDGYRSSATRLAECVEVLIDAEPHDDRWDGAASRAYKEANDSHRRLTSNAQVADTAIAEVLSVEADQVSRSRRTLDETSQYLYDYGLATAIVNFVPGANAAKLAADAAAAAAALATTNSTMAILAQNSLENALRIRQCVGMYNEIIEAALSDAPRDVGQDAPFIDPRDDQNDLPGRVQPGADYTSPSPEAPIEYGPPAEPLGHSQSPPS; from the coding sequence GTGGGGCTAGGCGAAGACTTCTTCAATCTCGTCGACGGAGTCCGTAGCGGCATCGAGGACGTACCGAGCTTCCTCGGGAATGTGTTGACCGGCGACGTTCACGGAGCCGCAACGGACGGTCGGAAATTGATCGGCGACGTGGGTGACGTTCTCAATGGCGTCGGCGATCTCGGCGTGAGCCTTGGAAGAGTCTCGTCACGTTATGCCGGCACCGTCGGCAAGCTGGCTGATTCACCGATCCTGTCCGCGGCGCAGTTGGTGATCGAAGGGGAGAAGAAGCTCACGGGCTCTGGCGAGCCAGAGGACGGTGATGGATATCGATCGTCCGCGACGCGTCTAGCCGAATGCGTTGAGGTACTGATTGATGCTGAGCCTCACGACGACCGTTGGGACGGTGCCGCCAGTCGCGCGTACAAGGAGGCGAATGACTCTCATCGACGTCTGACGTCCAATGCGCAGGTTGCGGACACCGCAATTGCCGAAGTGCTGTCGGTCGAGGCCGACCAGGTCAGTCGTTCCCGCCGGACCCTGGACGAAACCTCGCAGTACTTGTACGACTACGGCCTGGCAACTGCAATCGTCAACTTCGTTCCTGGTGCGAACGCCGCGAAGTTGGCCGCCGACGCGGCCGCGGCCGCAGCGGCATTGGCCACGACGAACTCCACCATGGCAATCCTTGCGCAGAACTCGCTCGAAAACGCGCTAAGGATCCGCCAGTGCGTCGGTATGTACAACGAGATCATAGAAGCCGCATTGAGCGACGCACCCCGCGATGTAGGCCAAGATGCTCCATTCATCGATCCGAGGGATGACCAGAACGACCTCCCAGGCAGGGTTCAACCGGGGGCGGACTACACATCCCCCTCACCCGAGGCGCCGATCGAATACGGTCCGCCGGCAGAACCTCTCGGGCATTCTCAGTCACCGCCGTCATGA
- a CDS encoding TIGR03086 family metal-binding protein, with the protein MIDMTSACARTANVLAAVTDDQLDRSTPCSKLALRELMAHVGGLGVAFAAAARKEFGELTDGPPGDGGYHLEGGWRESYPANLAGLAEAWRDPGAWDGMTRVGGVDLPGEVCGMVGLTEVVVHGWDVAVATGQNHEFDDDVAEAVLAHLAGFAADGPVEGLFKAPVEISSGATTFERALALSGRDPGWRA; encoded by the coding sequence ATGATCGACATGACCTCTGCATGTGCCAGGACCGCGAACGTGCTGGCCGCCGTGACCGATGACCAACTCGACCGATCCACCCCGTGCTCGAAACTCGCACTGCGCGAGCTGATGGCTCACGTGGGTGGGCTCGGTGTGGCCTTCGCCGCGGCCGCCCGAAAGGAATTTGGCGAGCTCACCGACGGCCCACCCGGCGACGGCGGCTACCACCTGGAGGGCGGCTGGCGGGAGTCCTACCCGGCGAATCTGGCCGGCCTCGCCGAGGCGTGGCGCGACCCCGGCGCGTGGGACGGGATGACCCGGGTCGGCGGCGTGGATCTGCCCGGCGAGGTCTGCGGAATGGTCGGGCTCACCGAGGTCGTCGTGCACGGGTGGGACGTCGCGGTCGCGACCGGGCAGAATCACGAGTTCGACGACGACGTGGCCGAGGCAGTACTCGCGCATCTCGCCGGGTTCGCGGCCGACGGTCCGGTCGAGGGGCTCTTCAAGGCACCCGTCGAAATCAGTTCCGGTGCAACGACATTCGAGCGTGCACTGGCGCTGAGCGGACGTGACCCGGGCTGGCGCGCTTAG